A stretch of the Sulfurimonas sp. HSL-1656 genome encodes the following:
- a CDS encoding YebC/PmpR family DNA-binding transcriptional regulator, which produces MGRAFEYRRAAKEKRWGTMSRIFPKLAKTITMAAKAGGADPDMNPQLRLAIQTAKAQNMPKDNIEAAIKRASGKDAADIAEVNFEGKGPHGALIFVECATDNNNRTVANVRSYFNKSGGELLKTGSLEFMFDRKAVFEFDAPEGTDLEELELELIDAGLDELDENEGTVYVYGDYTSFGSLQEALEGMGIEVKKASLQRVPNNPQSFTEEQMEEVEKLIDKLEEDDDVQAVYTNIE; this is translated from the coding sequence ATGGGAAGAGCGTTCGAGTACCGCCGCGCGGCGAAAGAGAAGCGCTGGGGCACTATGTCCCGGATTTTTCCGAAACTGGCCAAGACGATTACGATGGCGGCCAAAGCGGGGGGAGCTGACCCCGATATGAACCCGCAGCTGCGTCTGGCGATCCAGACTGCCAAAGCGCAGAACATGCCCAAGGACAACATTGAGGCGGCGATCAAGCGTGCGAGCGGGAAGGATGCCGCCGACATCGCCGAGGTCAACTTCGAAGGGAAGGGGCCGCACGGCGCCCTGATCTTCGTCGAGTGTGCGACGGACAACAACAACCGTACCGTCGCCAACGTCCGCAGCTACTTCAACAAAAGCGGCGGCGAACTGCTCAAAACCGGTTCGCTCGAGTTTATGTTCGACCGCAAAGCGGTCTTCGAATTCGACGCGCCCGAAGGGACGGACCTCGAAGAGCTTGAGCTCGAGCTGATCGATGCCGGTCTTGACGAACTGGATGAGAATGAGGGTACGGTCTACGTCTACGGCGACTACACCAGTTTCGGTTCACTCCAGGAGGCCCTGGAGGGGATGGGTATCGAGGTGAAGAAGGCCTCCCTGCAGCGGGTTCCGAACAATCCGCAAAGCTTCACCGAGGAGCAGATGGAAGAGGTCGAAAAGCTCATCGACAAG